AAagtataatataaattaaaccaGTTATAGCTTGGGTTGACACATAAAAAAATTTTCCAATGATATGGATAAAAAAACTATGCCTATCATAAGGAAGTCAATACATGGTATGAGTTTGGAGCTCTGACCTTAGTATATACCACAACACCCAATTTCTTAGAAATATTTGTACTATCAAAATAAATTCAGGAAAATGTTCATGAAACATAGACAAATAACAATTATTTGTCTATAGTATACATTCTAAGCAATACTTCTTTTGTGCATGAAAAAAATCGGTTGGGAAAGGACACAAAGCTTCACATTTTGTCAAGCTTAGGAGTCTAGATATGAgtataaaaaaattcatcaaaGATCCTCCAGTAAATGAAACACCTCTTGTGTCTTGACTTACTAAATATGACATATCTACCAGAAGAGCATGATGGATATGGGTCTATCTCACAAAGATGTACAAAATcaagtttcaattttttttagtcAAAATTCAGTTAACTGTTATTTCCTATTAAATACAATGACATGAAAATTATAGGATTTatagaagaaatatttgaaaaaaataagaaaTCTTCCATGGAACAACGAAGTATCGAGAAGTAAAGAATCTCACCAGAAATTTTGCAATATGACTCACATTGGAAGATTCTCACAAAAAATATATTCGGAATGCGCGAACCAGAATTCGAGAATGATCTTCAAGTCATCTTTTTCTCGAAGACCACTAAAAAGTAAAAGATTCGTCGACCAAGTTAAAGAAGACATATGACAGGTCACCACAAAAAGATAGGTCCACAAATTAATGAATTAAATGACCACTAAATAATAGAAGATCAGACCACCCACTACAAGACATTGTCGGTACCAACTGACAAGCAGTAATGAATAAAGTTATCTACAAGTCTgaaattcgaatttgaaatatGGAGAAGACTTCTATAAATAAAATTACAGAAGAAAGTTTAAGATATCGATTATCCCCTTCAATTTTTTTCTCAATAAATATTGTAATATTGTATTTCACTTTACGTGTGTTATAATTCCAGCTACTGTAAGTAGCTAAACAAATAATCTTCTTCTCTAGAAGAGGTTACTAATGTAATAACATTTAGtatgtttgaataaaataatcagaTTTTTTCTCCTCTCACgtagtaatttaatttaaatatattattatacatATTGATGTAAGAAACGAAATAAAGTTGTACTAACTGTTACTGAAGAAATTTGCGTCAAAAACCATAAATTACTGACTATATGGTTAGATTATAAGGAGCCGTTTATGAAATCCGGTGGTTGTAAATTGTCTAACTGACAAAGAAAAGAGCCGTGGTCTACCATGCAATAAATGCTTATGCACCGAACCTACTATCACTTTCAATTTTTCAAGCATCACTCACATAAAAGACACAAGACAAGataaaacatatttatttatcaaaatGATGAAAAATAAATCATCTTAACCAAAGAAATAAGATTTTGGGCCCAAATATCTAGTTCAATGAAACGATCATCGCCAAATCTAAGTAATGTGTAGGATAATTCTTAGCAaggtaaaaaaaattagaattatTCTAATTAgacgaaaaaaaaatatatatatatattatatatatatatatatttttttttcgtcTAATTAGAataattctaattttttttacccatatatatatatatatctatatatatatatatataaaatagaaAAATGACAAATGATTGGATGCAATTTCGAGAAATAGGTAAATTGAAGAGAGAAATAGAGTGTCGGTCAAGGCTGATATAATACTATTGCGTTTTTAAGCCAATTTGGAGAGGAAAAACAAAAAACGCGCTTGAGCATTAAATGCTGAACCCGCTTTCTTTCACACATTTGGCGGGTACGCGAACGGACGAAAAAGTTGTAGAGAAAATACCGATGAGTGGGGGAGAGAGCGAACCCCAAAAAGCGAAAGGAAAAATCGTAAGCGGGGGAGAGCGACCGCATAAATACGATCGTACGAACCAAGACTATTATACTATACTTTCAATTCAAGAATCACACTGtgggaataataataataatagaaagCAAAAAGAAAACCAAGAACTCACTCTCCACTGTTTGGGGATTTCTTTAGTACAAGACGCGAAGGCCTCCTCCTCGTACGTAGTAAAGATAGCGGGCGATTGTGAGATTGAGGCGTCATTGTAGGATAAGAGGATAGAACTTTTTGTAGGAGAGGATTCTTGGTTGCCCTTTTGCCCTTTTTTGATTGAGTGGAGTTAAGAAGAGGAATGGAGCTGTACGGGTCGCAGTCGGGTCAGCCGCAGGGGGAGTGGGGTCAAGATACTGGCGTGAGAGGTGGGTTCGGTCCGGATTTCGTGTTTCTTTCTTGTGTTTCTTTAACTTGGAATGTGGTTTTTTTTAGGGTTTTGTCgtgaaagaaggatttcttgatcATGTGGTTATCTTTTTTTTACCAATGTAGAATCAATGCGGAGGTTGAATTTGTGGGAGAGTGAAGTGTACCCGGATAGACCGGGTCAGCCCGACTGTGCGTATTATATGCGGACCGGGTCGTGTGGGTACGGTGCCAAGTGCCGGTTTCATCACCCCCGGGATCGTGGCAGCGATGTACGCCCCTGATCACACAACTCTGGTTTTAACCTTCGTTAATCTTATGTCGGTGCTTCTTGCATTGATTCAGGGGTTTTGATGCGCTATTTTTTTTATGGGTGCTTCCCCTTTTTTAATCTAAGTTCAGTATTTGGAAGCTCTTGAAAAAAGATCTCATATTTTGTTAACCTCGTTCTTGGTTCAGCCAAGCGGATGGGCGTCTTGTTTTTGATATACTGACTTTAGTTTATGGTTTaccgataatttataaagtcgCTGTAAATTCTTTAAGCTGTTTAATTCATTTTCAACAGTTTGGAGTTGGAGAGTATCCGGAGCGAGTAGGGGAGCCAGCATGTCAGGTACCCCCTGCTGTCTGTGTTTGAGCGATTGATTGAGCTAAGCTTATTTAGTTTTTTTATATTGTGTTTGGATTGTTTAATGATCTAATAAATGTGGATGACTGCACCATTCATTGTATTATACACACTCCTTACTGATTTGCTCTGGCGAAATCTGCAGTATTATTTACGAACAGGGACCTGTAAATTTGGTGTGTCCTGCAAGTTTAATCACCCCAAAAATGCGGGTGGATCATTGACCAATGTACCTCTAAATGTTTTTGGATATCCGTTACGACCGGTAATAATtccttgtatatatatatatacacacacacacacatgacAGTATGTGTATTTCTTGTTAAAAAAGGAGTTTTTGTACTTTTAATTTCTAAGGATCATTATCCTCTGACAGGGGGAGAAAGAGTGTTCCTACTATTTGAAATCGGGGCAATGCAAATTTGGCACAACATGTAAATTCGATCATCCTCAACCAGCTGGTTCAGCTGTGCCTGCATCTGCACGTCCATTTTATGCGAACGTGCAGTCTCTTTCTTCTGTGTCTCCTGAGCAGTATGATAGCTCATCGAGCAGCTATAGAGTTGCGAGGCCCCCTATAGTGCCTGGTTGCCTGGTTCTTACGTTGCTGGTGCTTATGGCCCCATGCTGCTTCAACATGGAGTGGTTCCCATTTCAAATTGGAATCCATACTCGGTAGcttcttcttcttgttttttttttaataaaaatggaGAACTTATAGATTTTGTAATCTTATAATGTAAGTTGTTTATCCTTATCAAGTAATGCTCACATGTAGACGGTTTTGCTGGTCCAGGGAGCAGTAAGCCCTACACCATCACCTGGTGCTCAACCCTCAGTGGGGGCACCTTCTATTTACGGGATGTCACAGCTAGGTTCTTCTGCACCTGCCATTACAGGAGTTTATCCCCAGTTACCTTCTTCGAGCAACATAAATAAGGAACTTCAGTTTCCAGAAAGACCTGGACAGCCGAACTGCAACTATTACATGAGAACTGGGGATTGTAAATATGGATCATCTTGTAGGTATAACCATCCACCAGATTGGCTCTTGTCGAAAACTAATTGTGCTCTTAGCCCCATGGGGCTTCCTCTACGCCCGGTAAGTTTGGTCCCTTTTGTACGACCTGATTGATTCGAATAAAACGAAAGAACATGATTGCTGTTGCTAGTTATCTGTTTATGTGTACGCATATTTTACCTTTTATTGCCTTTATCTTTGTATTTACATATTTGTTTAGAACTTCTGATTTGTGCCTTCCTTAGTTTCACCTAACCTGCATTGGAGGGGCTCAAGTCCAATCCCAGGGAACACTGTGACGATTAGTTTTTGTCATGGTTTGTTTTGTACTGTGGACATTTTTAATTTCTCGATGAAGTGGGTATTTAGCTTTGTAGTTTTTAAGACATGGTTGGACTGGTCTTGGCTTTTAGTGGCATGAATTCTGCATTTGTATTTGAATGAATCATCTTTGGCTGGATCGCGAGTTTAGCTGGTAAAGTGGCAATTTTATGATTCTTGTCGGtgatctctctctctctttttgtttttttgtttttttggggCTACCTTATCGACATGTATATAAAATTCagtatttgaatttcaaataattGATGAAAGGTTCTCAAGTGTTAAAAACTTTCTACCAACAAAATTGATCAAAAAACCAGAACCAGGGATGTTTCGCGCCGAATTGCTAGATAATGCTAAGTTAGATAGTCGTAAAACAGTTCTCCTACTTGACCAATTGGTGAACTAACCGTGTTTACACAATATAGTTGATTCTTGTGACTTGGGATAAACAGGGGATGCAAGCCTGCAGTTTTTATTTGCAGAATGGACACTGCAAGTTTGGGCGTACATGCAAATTCGATCATCCGCCAACTGTAAAATACAGCCCGTCTTCTTCTTATTCTGAAATGCCAGGTACTCCTTTCGGTACACGCCCGTTAGCATACCACCTCGTACCAACTTATTATTCATTTTGATTGATCACTGCAGGATAAATACAAACGCTTCCCGCGGTTCATTTGTCGACTCTTCTTCTATTCAATTGTGAATATAATAAAACCAGAAGAACAGATGATGAATGTACTCAATTTCTGTATTACCCTTTTAATTTTTATGTCTGCAACACCCTCTTTAGTAGGGGATTTGTGTAAAACTTGTTTGAACAACAATATCTTGGGTGGTTGGGATTTGGCATGTAAAGAGTTGAAACTTCATACATTATTTAATCGTTTAAGAGGAGATCTGTGCCGTGGTTGTTTTGTCTATTTAGTGCCATGTTTATGTTTCATCGgacatataaattatatgatTACATGCAATTATTCCACTGCTGGTGCTAGCTCCTGGGCAATCTCATCGTGTAAACAAATCGAGTTGGTTTCATTTTATATCGGAAGTTATCAAATCTTAGTCAAATCCAAATTTTTTCCAATTGTTTTTAGTCCAAATTATTTTGGTGGATGATCCGATAATTTTAATCTTctcttaatataatataattatattaataaatatatttcaaacattttaatttatattttcaaacaATAATTTAAATAGCTAGCTAAAGTCTCGAGCTTTCCTTAGAAATATTTCCTTAGAAATAAATCCATTGTcagataattattttttattgtgaatattgatataattgacagattaagatccgtgatatGGTCTCATAAGAGATTCActcatttatttatataaaaaaactctcttaaaattatcttaatttaaaaaaattggtaattccaagtatatatatatgtgtgtgtgtgtgtgtgttattcATTGATCATGTTCGTTTTCTTTATTTATCAATAAGATGATATTTTGGA
This Primulina eburnea isolate SZY01 chromosome 2, ASM2296580v1, whole genome shotgun sequence DNA region includes the following protein-coding sequences:
- the LOC140823328 gene encoding LOW QUALITY PROTEIN: zinc finger CCCH domain-containing protein 32 (The sequence of the model RefSeq protein was modified relative to this genomic sequence to represent the inferred CDS: deleted 2 bases in 1 codon), encoding MELYGSQSGQPQGEWGQDTGVRESMRRLNLWESEVYPDRPGQPDCAYYMRTGSCGYGAKCRFHHPRDRGSDFGVGEYPERVGEPACQYYLRTGTCKFGVSCKFNHPKNAGGSLTNVPLNVFGYPLRPGEKECSYYLKSGQCKFGTTCKFDHPQPAGSAVPASARPFYANVQSLSSVSPEQYDSSSSSYRVARPPIVWLPGSYVAGAYGPMLLQHGVVPISNWNPYSGAVSPTPSPGAQPSVGAPSIYGMSQLGSSAPAITGVYPQLPSSSNINKELQFPERPGQPNCNYYMRTGDCKYGSSCRYNHPPDWLLSKTNCALSPMGLPLRPGMQACSFYLQNGHCKFGRTCKFDHPPTVKYSPSSSYSEMPG